From Syngnathus typhle isolate RoL2023-S1 ecotype Sweden linkage group LG13, RoL_Styp_1.0, whole genome shotgun sequence, a single genomic window includes:
- the LOC133165707 gene encoding myosin-6-like, with amino-acid sequence MSLFSPFTVKLWEMQRCLCTGQQRMEASTRIFDIKKECFVPDAVEEFVKASVTSRDGGSVTVQTENGKTVTVKSAEILQQNPPKFDKIEDMAMLTFLHEPAVLFNLKERYAAWMIYTYSGLFCVTVNPYKWLPVYDREVVVAYRGKKRSKEITSSFSVFFFFSLTDR; translated from the exons ATGTCCTTATTCTCTCCATTTACAGTGAAGCTATGGGAGATGCAGAGATGTCTGTGTACGGGGCAGCAGCGGATGGAGGCTTCCACTCGCATCTTCGACATAAAAAAGGAATGTTTCGTCCCTGATGCGGTAGAAGAGTTTGTAAAGGCTTCCGTCACAAGTCGAGACGGGGGCAGTGTCACTGTGCAGACAGAAAATGGAAAG ACGGTGACCGTCAAAAGCGCCGAGATTCTGCAACAGAATCCTCCAAAATTTGACAAGATAGAAGACATGGCGATGTTGACCTTCCTCCACGAGCCCGCTGTGCTGTTTAACCTCAAAGAGCGTTATGCGGCATGGATGATCTAT ACCTACTCCGGATTGTTCTGTGTGACTGTCAACCCTTACAAGTGGCTGCCAGTCTACGACCGAGAGGTGGTTGTTGCCTACAGGGGAAAGAAGAGGAGCAAAGAAATTACTTcttctttttcagtttttttttttttttcattaacagATAGGTAG
- the trnau1apb gene encoding tRNA selenocysteine 1-associated protein 1-like isoform X2, with protein sequence MFNRQTSLWMGDLDPYMDESFVKQAFTAMGESPLGVKIITHKLTGGSAGYCFVEMADEASVDRCVQKLNGKLVPGSNPPRKFKLNFATYGKRQEAGPEFSVFVGDLSSEVDDDQLHHVFKDFPSCKGAKVVTDQYGYSKGYGFVKFGDENEQKKAIEECQGIVLAGKALRLSLAVAKSQKTTTWVGSSQNYQTNYSQPPTNYFGNTNGGGQSYYSQWGSYDQYNNYNNGGYNSGYNNTSYNSGYNSGYTYNYGPYGYPPPSQMVPPPPTDLPPPSSDVTGDVQSQEETGDGEDNTEVPFQECDVDQWNADFMQRSEEFFDALMDSHWEPLDSFDSAIPLLV encoded by the exons ATGTTTAACAGACAAACGAGTCTCTGGATGGGTGAT TTGGACCCGTACATGGATGAGAGCTTCGTCAAACAGGCCTTCACTGCAATGGGAGAATCACCGCTTGGAGTAAAAATAATCACTCACAAGTTAACAGG TGGTTCTGCAGGTTACTGCTTTGTGGAGATGGCAGACGAAGCAAGTGTCGACCGCTGTGTTCAAAAACTAAATGGAAAACTGGTTCCTGGCTCAAACCCG CCTCGGAAGTTTAAGCTAAACTTTGCCACCTATGGGAAACGACAGGAGGCAGG GCCAGAGTTCTCAGTGTTTGTTGGAGATTTATCCTCTGAGGTGGATGATGACCAGCTCCACCATGTCTTTAAGGACTTTCCCTCCTGCAAGGGAGCCAAAGTCGTCACAGACCAATATGGCTACTCCAA AGGTTATGGCTTTGTCAAGTTTGGAGATGAAAATGAACAGAAGAAGGCAATCGAGGAATGCCAGGGCATTGTGCTTGCGGGGAAGGCACTCCGACTCAGCCTTGCGGTGGCAAAGAG CCAGAAGACAACCACCTGGGTGGGCTCAAGTCAGAATTATCAGACTAACTACAGCCAGCCGCCAACCAATTACTTTGGAAACACCAATGGCGGGGGTCAAAGCTACTACTCTCAATGGGGCAGCTACGATCAGTACAACAACTACAACAATGGAGGCTACAACTCTGGCTATAATAATACTTCATACAATAGCGGCTACAACAGTGGCTACACCTACAACTATGGCCCCTACGGATACCCACCACCCAGCCAGATGGTACCACCACCTCCCACGGATTTGCCGCCCCCATCTTCTGATGTGACAGGAGACGTGCAG AGTCAAGAAGAGACTGGAGATGGTGAGGATAATACAGAAG TGCCATTCCAAGAATGTGACGTTGACCAGTGGAACGCAGATTTTATGCAACGCAGCGAGGAGTTCTTTGATGCCTTGATGGATAGTCACTGGGAGCCACTGGACTCCTTTGACTCTGCTATACCCTTACTTGTTTGA
- the trnau1apb gene encoding tRNA selenocysteine 1-associated protein 1-like isoform X1, giving the protein MFNRQTSLWMGDLDPYMDESFVKQAFTAMGESPLGVKIITHKLTGGSAGYCFVEMADEASVDRCVQKLNGKLVPGSNPPRKFKLNFATYGKRQEAGPEFSVFVGDLSSEVDDDQLHHVFKDFPSCKGAKVVTDQYGYSKGYGFVKFGDENEQKKAIEECQGIVLAGKALRLSLAVAKSQKTTTWVGSSQNYQTNYSQPPTNYFGNTNGGGQSYYSQWGSYDQYNNYNNGGYNSGYNNTSYNSGYNSGYTYNYGPYGYPPPSQMVPPPPTDLPPPSSDVTGDVQQSQEETGDGEDNTEVPFQECDVDQWNADFMQRSEEFFDALMDSHWEPLDSFDSAIPLLV; this is encoded by the exons ATGTTTAACAGACAAACGAGTCTCTGGATGGGTGAT TTGGACCCGTACATGGATGAGAGCTTCGTCAAACAGGCCTTCACTGCAATGGGAGAATCACCGCTTGGAGTAAAAATAATCACTCACAAGTTAACAGG TGGTTCTGCAGGTTACTGCTTTGTGGAGATGGCAGACGAAGCAAGTGTCGACCGCTGTGTTCAAAAACTAAATGGAAAACTGGTTCCTGGCTCAAACCCG CCTCGGAAGTTTAAGCTAAACTTTGCCACCTATGGGAAACGACAGGAGGCAGG GCCAGAGTTCTCAGTGTTTGTTGGAGATTTATCCTCTGAGGTGGATGATGACCAGCTCCACCATGTCTTTAAGGACTTTCCCTCCTGCAAGGGAGCCAAAGTCGTCACAGACCAATATGGCTACTCCAA AGGTTATGGCTTTGTCAAGTTTGGAGATGAAAATGAACAGAAGAAGGCAATCGAGGAATGCCAGGGCATTGTGCTTGCGGGGAAGGCACTCCGACTCAGCCTTGCGGTGGCAAAGAG CCAGAAGACAACCACCTGGGTGGGCTCAAGTCAGAATTATCAGACTAACTACAGCCAGCCGCCAACCAATTACTTTGGAAACACCAATGGCGGGGGTCAAAGCTACTACTCTCAATGGGGCAGCTACGATCAGTACAACAACTACAACAATGGAGGCTACAACTCTGGCTATAATAATACTTCATACAATAGCGGCTACAACAGTGGCTACACCTACAACTATGGCCCCTACGGATACCCACCACCCAGCCAGATGGTACCACCACCTCCCACGGATTTGCCGCCCCCATCTTCTGATGTGACAGGAGACGTGCAG CAGAGTCAAGAAGAGACTGGAGATGGTGAGGATAATACAGAAG TGCCATTCCAAGAATGTGACGTTGACCAGTGGAACGCAGATTTTATGCAACGCAGCGAGGAGTTCTTTGATGCCTTGATGGATAGTCACTGGGAGCCACTGGACTCCTTTGACTCTGCTATACCCTTACTTGTTTGA
- the fitm1l gene encoding fat storage-inducing transmembrane protein 1 — translation MILNTVLVFLTDLVAHLLGNNLFRRHFHLVLSATVMFGPVLSFWVSQHSIFAKRSHFLYRMFLRSGWGWTCIFVGSFVFLLSFSSRRSLSLSLRHLSRLGAAGGLWFVFCKLLGVLGNATGSCYETLPGNPENDSQSLLVLREGESKTECLKAGMLWRGYEVSEDVFLLCLCCLLLAEETAVFGPYLNRGGFSDAPLRILFLFCVLLLSLWLFLLLCLLAYFPQFPTQLLGGALGCLSWRGLYQGWYRQVPCWYCPGRPGLGLLKNQD, via the exons ATGATCCTGAACACAGTTCTGGTGTTCCTGACGGACCTGGTCGCCCACTTGCTGGGAAACAATTTGTTCCGTCGACACTTCCATCTTGTGTTGTCTGCCACGGTGATGTTTGGCCCAGTGCTGAGTTTCTGGGTGTCCCAGCACAGCATCTTTGCCAAGAGAAGCCACTTCCTTTACAG GATGTTTTTGCGATCTGGTTGGGGATGGACGTGCATCTTCGTCGGCTCTTTTGTCTTCCTTCTGTCCTTCTCCTCCCGTCGTTCCCTCTCACTGTCACTCCGTCATCTGTCTCGACTTGGAGCGGCCGGTGGACTGTGGTTCGTCTTCTGCAAACTTCTCGGCGTTCTCGGAAATGCTACAGGTAGCTGCTATGAGACTCTACCGGGCAACCCGGAGAACGACAGTCAGTCTCTCTTGGTGTTGCGAGAAGGTGAAAGCAAGACAGAATGCCTCAAAGCTGGAATGCTATGGAGAGGATATGAAGTTTCAGAGGATGTTTTCCTCCTGTGTCTCTGTTGCCTGCTGCTTGCTGAAGAAACAGCAGTGTTTGGACCTTACCTGAACCGAGGTGGATTTTCTGATGCCCCACTTAGGATCCTCTTCCTGTTCTGTGTTCTCCTGCTCAGCCTTTGGCTCTTCCTGCTCCTCTGTCTCCTCGCCTACTTCCCCCAGTTCCCCACTCAGCTATTAGGAGGGGCCCTCGGTTGTTTGAGTTGGAGGGGATTGTATCAAGGGTGGTACCGTCAGGTTCCCTGCTGGTATTGCCCTGGGAGACCTGGACTTGGACTTCTGAAAAACCAAGACTGA
- the LOC133165706 gene encoding myosin-7-like: protein MKDCQLQLDDSVRANDDLKENIAIVERLNNLIQTELEELRAALEQTERSHKLAEQELLDVSERVQLLHSQNTSLINQKKKLEADTSQLLTEVEDALQECRNAEEKAKAITDAAMMAEELKKEQDTSAHLERMKKNMEQTIKNLQHRLDEAEQIAMKGGKKQIQKLETRTEEDRKNLACLQDLVDKLQMKVKAYKRATEEAEEQANVHLGKFRKLQHELDEAEERADIAESQVNKLRAKSRDAGPKKGF from the exons ATGAAGGATTGCCAACTTCAGCTGGATGACTCTGTCCGAGCCAATGATGATCTGAAAGAGAACATTGCTATTGTGGAGAGGCTTAACAATCTCATTCAAACTGAGCTGGAAGAACTGAGGGCTGCTCTTGAACAAACTGAGAGAAGTCACAAACTTGCTGAGCAAGAGTTGCTGGATGTCAGTGAAAGGGTGCAGCTGCTGCATTCACAA AATACTTCTCTGATAAACCAAAAGAAGAAACTGGAAGCAGATACCTCCCAGCTTCTGACAGAAGTAGAAGATGCCCTCCAGGAGTGCAGGAATGCTGAGGAGAAGGCCAAGGCCATCACCGATGCGGCCATGATGGCAGAAGAGCTGAAGAAAGAGCAGGACACTAGTGCTCACCTGGAGcgtatgaagaaaaacatggaGCAAACCATCAAAAACCTGCAGCACCGTTTGGACGAAGCTGAACAAATTGCAAtgaagggagggaaaaagcaaatACAGAAGCTTGAGACTCGG ACTGAGGAAGACCGCAAAAACCTTGCTTGTCTCCAAGATTTGGTAGACAAGTTGCAGATGAAAGTCAAAGCCTACAAGAGAGCTACTGAGGAGGCT GAGGAGCAGGCTAATGTTCATCTGGGAAAGTTTCGGAAGCTGCAGCATGAATTGGACGAGGCTGAAGAGCGTGCTGACATTGCTGAGTCTCAGGTCAACAAGCTACGAGCCAAGAGCCGTGATGCTGGCCCCAAG AAAGGCTTTTGA